From Cygnus atratus isolate AKBS03 ecotype Queensland, Australia chromosome 1, CAtr_DNAZoo_HiC_assembly, whole genome shotgun sequence, the proteins below share one genomic window:
- the E2F7 gene encoding transcription factor E2F7: protein MEPGVLSLRGRPGRRGRAEPEEAQKENIFDRSRMAPKTPIKNEPVDLSKQKGCTPERNPITPVKLIDRPQPDPWTPTANLKMLVSAASPDMRDREKKKELFRPIENSEQNDISDSLQYDMVDDSTVDEFEKQRPSRKQKSLGLLCQKFLARYPSYPLSTEKTTISLDEVASILGVERRRIYDIVNVLESLHLVSRVAKNQYCWHGRHNLSQTLKMLQEAGELQYGELMTFQHKEQDFEYKLGERKKETVPDSQDRPLLDFSEPDCTSASANSRKDKSLRIMSQKFVMLFLVSKTKIVTLDIAAKILIEETQDTVDHSKFKTKVRRLYDIANVLTSLCLIKKVHVTEERGRKPAFKWIGPVEFPGKIDEPRGHNPTSDPLPGEQRGACAPYPICATGKQRFTRHASFNGTQPCEGTKRKVSSEPSSPRQERQAYIVNSDEYCSKMRNLATVCRQKIEEDTRTKVCATETILNSARNPSITSPLSLLTVPGDSDFCVNPLPQAVFPVVQADVPSVLLPNGVSNQALQPSAPAASTTENGKPTLLPSQPFLCFPSSSLFMLCGGLQENLLRENLPAAGDVGNRSAEEKASPVEAQGAGPPAGCQKRSSHECTSPSAPIDDEEPAAKKQTVEQSDGPLSLVVPKKPSELHKADSTPGSSCASAVHLEAFHLDLSSPAAPETKDKKSTSPLDSQEQEKWPKNKDPDEPSPGKEHASKENANQPFLPQYLYVQPTAGLGNFNFLFSANQAPGAIGLAASQLPSLSIPCVMVPSAALASFPLVCSPAIPSPLPPVPDGSFSAAASMNISMSGLASTAPVFIGTTAMVTPNAPPSVDPQQTAHPAVHLSPVLARSCSTVKLDSPVCMGHPVTLLKLQQPSSTPVTPKSIRPARHETFFKTPGSLGDPGAWKKGEGSQTRNASSVQRRLEISSSSND from the exons ATGGAGCCCGGCGTCCTGAGCctgcggggccggccggggcgGAGGGGCCGCGCGGAGCCCGAGGAGGCGCAGAAG gaaaacatATTTGATCGATCCAGGATGGCCCCAAAGACTCCCATTAAGAATGAACCAGTTGATTTATCAAAGCAGAAAGGCTGCACCCCGGAAAGAAATCCAATTACACCTGTTAAGCTCATTGACAGACCTCAGCCTGACCCCTGGACCCCCACTGCTAACCTGAAGATGCTTGTTAGTGCTGCTAGCCCCGACATGAGggacagggaaaagaagaaggagcTCTTCAGACCTATAGAAAACAGCGAGCAGAACGACATATCTGATTCATTACAG tatgaTATGGTAGACGACAGCACGGTTGAtgaatttgaaaagcagaggcccagcagaaaacagaaaagcttagGACTCTTGTGCCAAAAGTTTCTAGCTCGCTATCCAAGTTATCCATTGTCAACAGAAAAAACTACTATTTCTCTGGACGAAGTGGCTTCAATTCTTG GAGTTGAGCGGAGGCGAATTTATGACATAGTGAACGTCCTGGAGTCCTTGCACCTGGTCAGCCGCGTGGCCAAGAACCAGTACTGCTGGCACGGCCGGCACAACCTTAGTCAAACTCTGAAAATGCTTcaggaggcaggagagctgcagtaTGGAGAGCTAATGACCTTCCAGCACAAGGAACAGGACTTCGAGTATAAGCTTGGAGAGCGGAAAAAGGAAACTGTTCCAGATTCTCAAGACAGACCGTTACTTGACTTTTCAGAACCAGATTGCACCTCCG CATCTGCGAACAGCAGAAAGGACAAGTCGTTGCGGATAATGAGCCAAAAGTTTGTCATGCTGTTCCTTGTCTCCAAGACCAAGATAGTCACTCTGGACATTGCAGCAAAGATATTGATTGAAGAAACCCAGGATACAGTGGACCACAGCAAATTCAAAA CAAAGGTACGAAGGCTGTATGATATCGCCAATGTTCTTACCAGCCTGTGCTTGATAAAGAAAGTTCACGTCACAGAGGAACGGGGACGCAAGCCAGCTTTCAAGTGGATTGGGCCCGTGGAATTCCCCGGAAAGATTG ATGAGCCAAGAGGGCATAACCCAACATCTGATCCTCTaccaggggagcagagaggcgCCTGTGCCCCATACCCGATCTGTGCTACTGGGAAGCAAAGGTTTACACGTCACGCATCGTTTAACGGCACGCAGCCTTGTGAAGGGACCAAAAGGAAGGTCAGTTCTGAGCCCAGCAGTCCACGTCAGGAGAGGCAAG CCTATATTGTGAACTCAGATGAATATTGCTCAAAAATGAGAAATCTAGCAACCGTCTGTAGGCAGAAAATAGAGGAAGATACTAG gaCCAAAGTTTGTGCCACAGAAACAATACTGAATTCAGCAAGGAACCCAAGTATAACCTCACCTCTCTCCCTTCTTACGGTTCCTGGGGACTCTGATTTTTGTGTTAACCCTTTGCCTCAGGCAGTTTTCCCTGTGGTTCAGGCAGACGTGCCAAGTGTCTTGCTGCCAAATGGGGTCAGCAACCAAGCTCTACAACCCTCCGCTCCAGCAGCCTccacaacagaaaatggaaaacctactctgctccccagccagcccttcTTGTGTTTTCCCTCATCATCCCTTTTTATGTTGTGCGGTGGTCTTCAGGAAAATCTCTTGAGGGAGAActtgcctgcagcaggagacGTAGGAAACAGGAGCGCAGAGGAGAAGGCCTCACCTGTGGAAGCTCAGGGTGCCGGCCCTCCAGCTGGCTGTCAGAAACGCAGCTCCCACGAGTGCACGTCGCCCTCTGCACCTATAGATGATGAAGAGCCAGCTGCTAAAAAGCAGACTGTGGAACAGAGTGATGGCCCTCTCTCACTTGTAGTACCCAAG aAGCCTTCTGAGTTGCACAAGGCAGATTCTACCCCAGGGAGCAGCTGTGCATCTGCTGTACATCTAGAAGCTTTTCATCTTGACCTCTCAAGTCCTGCTGCTCCAGAGACTAAAGACAAAAAGTCTACGAGCCCTTTAGATTCTCAGGAGCAAGAAAAATGGCCTAAGAATAAAGACCCCGACGAACCTTCTCCAGGAAAAGAGCACGCCTCTAAAGAAAATGCCAATCAACCTTTTCTGCCACAGTATCTTTATGTTCAGCCTACTGCTG GACTAGgcaattttaatttcctgttctCTGCAAACCAAGCTCCCGGTGCCATTGGGCTGGCTGCAAGCCAGTTACCTTCTCTGAGCATCCCCTGTGTCATGGTGCCATCAGCAGCCTTGGCTTCCTTCCCTCTCGTCTGTTCTCCTGCGATCCCCAGCCCTCTTCCTCCGGTTCCTGATGGCTCCttctcagctgctgcctccatGAATATCAGCATGTCTGGCCTGGCATCGACAGCACCTGTTTTCATCGGCACCACGGCAATGGTTACTCCAAATGCCCCCCCCTCGGTGGATCCCCAGCAAACAGCTCACCCCGCTGTGCACCTGAGTCCTGTGCTTGCCAGGTCCTGCAGTACTGTTAAACTGGACTCCCCTGTGTGCATGGGGCATCCGGTGACCCTCCTGAAGCTGCAGCAG